The genomic region TCGCAGCACAAAAAATACATTAAAAGTAGAAACTTGCAGCGTTTGCCACCCATTCTGGACAGGCAAGCACAAGGTTCTCGACACAGCTGGTCGTATTGAACGCTTTAACCGTAAATACGCTTCTAAAACAGCGGGTCAAACAAGTAAGTAAAATTTACGCTTGCGTGTGCAATTAAATAGGGAGCATATCCATTAGTGGAGGCTCCCTTTTTGCATATACAGTAAATAAAGTCTCTTTTTTTAAATCCTTTATCATTTCTGACTGGAATTTTATCTTATGATGCTTCAACTTGCTAAAATTGAACGTAGATTTCTTGAATTGGAAAACCTTCTCTCCCGTCCTGAAATCATTTCAAACAACAATGAATTTCGCAAACTCAGCAAAGAACGCTCAGAACTAGAGGAAACAGTTAGAC from Fluviispira vulneris harbors:
- the rpmE gene encoding 50S ribosomal protein L31 codes for the protein MKENIHPKFGPCEVICACGSVYQTRSTKNTLKVETCSVCHPFWTGKHKVLDTAGRIERFNRKYASKTAGQTSK